A portion of the Oncorhynchus clarkii lewisi isolate Uvic-CL-2024 chromosome 27, UVic_Ocla_1.0, whole genome shotgun sequence genome contains these proteins:
- the LOC139385431 gene encoding olfactory receptor 6N1-like, whose translation MENSTQVKLFYLFGLQETFNNKSVYFILSLITYLLIITVNLTLIITVIQEKGLHEPMYIFLCSLCVNGLYGTAGFYPKFLLDLQSDVQVISYGGCFTQAYVIYTFVMCEISTLTVMSYDRYVAICRPLLYHTIVTSLTVRKLLLLSWCYPLFITLIVVSLTVRLPLCGSRIDKIFCDIPSVLKHACLPITINQNLNKFVIVVHVLQILFIVFSYCQIVRTCVKSAKGRIKFTQTCVPHLITIFIFITVTLFDNLQGWNNVNSTLNMRNAMAVQFLVIPPVFNPVIYGLNLQQIQRAVFRKCNAHKIIDMKR comes from the coding sequence ATGGAGAACTCAACCCAAGTCAAGTTATTTTATCTCTTTGGCTTACAAGAGACATTTAACAACAAATCGGTCTATTTTATCTTGTCTCTTATCACATACCTTCTCATCATCACTGTGAATCTGACTCTGATCATAACAGTCATTCAGGAGAAAGGTCTCCATGAGCCCATGTATATCTTTCTGTGTAGTTTATGTGTCAATGGATTGTATGGAACTGCTGGTTTCTACCCCAAGTTCTTACTGGACCTTCAGTCAGATGTTCAGGTGATATCTTATGGTGGATGTTTCACTCAAGCCTATGTAATATACACATTTGTCATGTGTGAAATTTCTACTTTAACAGTGATGTCTTACGACAGGTATGTGGCAATATGCAGACCACTACTATATCATACCATTGTGACATCTTTAACTGTTAGAAAGTTACTTTTATTATCTTGGTGTTATCCTTTATTTATAACACTCATAGTAGTTAGTTTAACAGTCAGACTTCCTTTGTGTGGATCTCGCATTGATAAGATCTTCTGTGACATTCCGTCTGTACTGAAACATGCATGTTTACCCATAACAATCAATCAGAATTTGAACAAATTTGTAATAGTGGTACATGTTCTACAGATACTTTTCATTGTATTTTCTTACTGTCAGATTGTCAGGACTTGTGTAAAGTCAGCTAAGGGAAGGATTAAGTTCACACAGACTTGTGTGCCACATTTAATAACAATATTTATTTTCATCACAGTGACCCTGTTTGACAATTTGCAAGGGTGGAATAATGTAAATAGTACACTAAATATGCGTAATGCAATGGCTGTACAATTCCTTGTTATACCACCTGTCTTTAACCCTGTCATATATGGACTTAACCTCCAGCAGATTCAAAGGGCAGTTTTTAGAAAGTGTAATGCACATAAAATCATTGATATGAAACGTTAG
- the LOC139385430 gene encoding olfactory receptor 1D2-like has product MENSTQVKLFYLFGLQETFNNKSVYFILSLITYLLIITVNLTLIITVIQEKGLHEPMYIFLCSLCVNGLYGTAGFYPKILLDLQSDVQVISYGGCLTQAYVIYTSVLCEISTLTVMSYDRYVAICRPLLYHSIVTSLTVRKLLLFSWCYPLFAGLISLISAVRIPLCGSRIDKIFCDIPSMLKHACMGRAIV; this is encoded by the exons ATGGAGAACTCAACCCAAGTCAAGTTATTTTATCTCTTTGGCTTACAAGAGACATTTAACAACAAATCAGTTTATTTTATCTTGTCTCTTATCACATACCTTCTCATCATCACTGTGAATCTGACTCTGATCATAACAGTCATTCAGGAGAAAGGCCTCCATGAGCCCATGTATATCTTTCTGTGTAGTCTATGTGTCAATGGATTGTATGGAACCGCTGGTTTCTACCCCAAGATCTTACTGGACCTTCAGTCAGATGTGCAGGTGATATCTTATGGTGGATGTTTGACTCAAGCCTATGTAATATACACATCTGTCCTGTGTGAAATTTCTACTCTAACAGTGATGTCTTATGACAGATATGTGGCAATATGCAGACCACTACTATATCATAGCATTGTGACATCTTTAACTGTTAGAAAGTTACTCTTATTTTCTTGGTGCTATCCTTTATTTGCAGGACTCATATCACTAATTTCAGCTGTCAGAATTCCTTTGTGTGGATCTCGCATTGATAAGATCTTCTGTGACATTCCGTCTATGTTGAAACATGCAT GCATGGGGAGAGCCATTGTGTAG